The Plantactinospora sp. KBS50 sequence GATCTGGTTGCCGATCGTGTAGAAGGGGTGCAGCGACGACTGCGGATCCTGGAAGATCATCGACGCCACGGCGCCGCGGATCTTGCGCATCTGTTCCTGCCGCATGCCGACGATCTCGGTGTCGCCCAGCCGGATCGAGCCGGAGATCCGGGTGCTCTTCGGATCGTGCAGCCCCATGATCGCCATGCTGGAGACGCTCTTGCCGGAGCCGGACTCGCCGACGATCGCGAGGGTCCGGCCCAGCGGCAGGGAGTAGCTCAGCCCCTGCACCGCCTGCACCAGGCCGTCGGCCGTGGGAAGGTGACCCGCAGGTCGGACACCTCCAGGTACGGCTGGTCGCCCTCCACCGCCGCGTTGTCCCGCCGCTGGCGTACCACGGTCTGCGGGCCGCGGGCGGAAGGGGTCTCAGGCATCTCGTCGCTCATTCTGTTGCCGCCTTACGAGATCGTGTACCGGTGCGACCGGCGATTGTCGGTGACGACGCTCGACGCTGCGGGGATCATCCGAGCCGCACCCGGGGATCGAGGAACGTGTAGAGGATGTCGACGAGCAGGTTCATCACGACCAGCACCACCGAACCGATCAACACGCCGCCCATGATCACCGGCAGGTCGAAGGTGAAGAACGCGCGCAGCGTCATCACGCCGATCCCGGGCAGCCCGAAGATGCTCTCGGTGAACAGGGTGTTGACGATCTGGACGGCGACGTCGATCCCGAAGATCGTGATCACCGGGCTGAGGGCGGCGCGCAGGCCGTGCCGGTACACCACCCGCCGCTCGCTGATGCCCTTCGACCGGGCGGTCCGGACGTAGTCCTCGCCCAGTGCCTCGATCATCGAGGCGCGCGAGTACCGGGTGTACTGGGTCGCGTTGGCCAGGCCGAGGGTGAGCCACGGTGCCAACAGGCCGGCGGCCCAGGTGAGCGGATTGCTCAGGAAGGAGTGGTACTCCGCGCGCGGCAGGAAGGTGGCGTACAGCGCCACGATGAGCGCGACCACGAAGTACGGGACGGAGTTGATGATGAGCGTGCTGCCGACGACCAGCCGGTCGGCCGGGGAACCCCGGCGACGGGCGGCGGCGGTCCCGGCGAGCACGCCGACGGTGAAGTACACCAGCGCACCGCCCAGGACGATGGAGACCGTCACGGGCAGGGCCTGGGCCAGCAGCTTCGTCACCGGCTGGCCGAGGATGTAGGAGTAGCCGAGACACGGGGCCGAGCAGTGGATGACGGCGCCGGCGCTGGTGAAGTCGCGGCCGACGACGATGCCCTTGAGGTACAGGCCGATCTGCTCCACGGCCGGTTCGTCGAG is a genomic window containing:
- a CDS encoding ABC transporter permease gives rise to the protein MLLYILRRCASAISVVIVTLIASFALFFLAPTDPAGAICGNRCTPERVADIRNSLGLDEPAVEQIGLYLKGIVVGRDFTSAGAVIHCSAPCLGYSYILGQPVTKLLAQALPVTVSIVLGGALVYFTVGVLAGTAAARRRGSPADRLVVGSTLIINSVPYFVVALIVALYATFLPRAEYHSFLSNPLTWAAGLLAPWLTLGLANATQYTRYSRASMIEALGEDYVRTARSKGISERRVVYRHGLRAALSPVITIFGIDVAVQIVNTLFTESIFGLPGIGVMTLRAFFTFDLPVIMGGVLIGSVVLVVMNLLVDILYTFLDPRVRLG